A portion of the Bulleidia sp. zg-1006 genome contains these proteins:
- a CDS encoding HAMP domain-containing sensor histidine kinase, whose protein sequence is MIFLLTLWLVTLFGLGHLYQIPMEFLVLTAFTLIVMTIPVALSSFEKKHKIQKERNRLLNSDHLENVEFDAVLPKKESKIYQRYQQLIQKVQLNDRQIQEDNQHFYTMWVHEIKLPLSTLQLALEEEKSDKLVLESQLIKMNQLVDMILMYAKQKDNQQDLSIREVKLDTVVRQCVQQLRPLFILNHISLELRDIQQSVLSDNKWLSFMLNQFLSNAIKYSPNGKICIYEEKQELIIEDTGYGISKEDLPRIFEAGYTGQNGHHGQYSSGYGLYLVSLISHQLNHPISVESQVGVGTKIRIHFENKNVLL, encoded by the coding sequence ATGATTTTTTTGCTTACATTATGGCTGGTGACTTTATTTGGGCTTGGGCATTTATATCAAATACCAATGGAATTTTTGGTTTTAACGGCTTTCACTTTAATCGTTATGACTATTCCCGTTGCGCTATCTAGTTTTGAAAAGAAACATAAAATACAAAAGGAAAGAAATCGTTTATTGAATTCAGACCATTTAGAAAATGTGGAATTCGATGCGGTTTTACCTAAAAAAGAAAGTAAAATTTATCAACGCTATCAACAACTCATTCAAAAAGTACAGTTGAATGATCGACAAATCCAAGAAGATAATCAACATTTTTATACAATGTGGGTACATGAGATTAAGTTGCCTTTATCTACCTTACAGTTGGCTTTAGAGGAAGAAAAAAGTGATAAACTGGTTTTAGAAAGTCAATTGATTAAGATGAATCAATTGGTGGATATGATTTTGATGTATGCTAAACAAAAGGATAATCAACAGGATTTAAGCATTCGGGAAGTGAAATTAGATACAGTGGTGCGTCAATGTGTGCAACAACTTCGCCCTTTGTTTATTTTAAATCACATTTCTTTGGAGCTAAGAGATATTCAGCAATCGGTACTTAGTGATAATAAATGGTTGTCTTTTATGCTGAACCAGTTTTTAAGTAATGCCATTAAATATAGTCCGAATGGAAAGATTTGTATTTATGAAGAAAAACAAGAGCTAATCATAGAAGATACCGGTTATGGAATTTCAAAAGAGGATTTGCCAAGAATTTTTGAGGCCGGCTATACGGGTCAAAACGGGCATCATGGGCAGTATTCAAGTGGTTATGGTTTATACTTGGTGTCTTTAATTTCACATCAACTAAATCATCCGATTTCCGTTGAATCCCAAGTGGGCGTGGGAACGAAGATACGCATTCATTTTGAAAATAAGAATGTATTATTGTAG
- a CDS encoding response regulator transcription factor — protein MSIIYLIEDDYALSIQIQKNLEKWGYQTHRTQDFQHLDEEVKSYQPDLILLDIHLPYYDGFYWCEKIRKETNTPILFLSSANEEMNIIHALSLGGDDFLQKPFSLELLIAKVQAILRRSQAQLDFYQYKELKLEELSLYYQERELVLSPNEAKILKCLLKIAPKILKREELMDYLWKSEDFVDENTLTVNVSRLRKKMEEMDIPYHIETIRGMGYRLV, from the coding sequence ATGAGTATTATTTACCTAATTGAAGATGACTATGCCTTATCCATTCAAATCCAAAAGAATTTAGAAAAATGGGGCTATCAAACTCATCGAACACAAGACTTTCAACATTTGGATGAAGAGGTGAAAAGCTACCAACCGGATTTAATTTTATTGGATATCCATTTACCTTATTACGATGGTTTTTATTGGTGTGAAAAAATCCGCAAAGAAACGAATACACCTATCCTTTTTCTTTCCAGTGCGAATGAAGAAATGAACATTATTCACGCTTTAAGTTTGGGTGGCGATGATTTCTTGCAAAAACCTTTTTCTTTAGAACTACTAATCGCAAAGGTGCAAGCGATTTTAAGGAGAAGCCAAGCTCAACTTGATTTTTATCAATACAAAGAATTGAAATTAGAAGAATTATCGCTTTACTACCAAGAAAGAGAATTGGTTCTTTCCCCAAATGAAGCGAAGATTTTAAAATGCTTATTAAAAATAGCTCCTAAGATTTTGAAAAGAGAAGAACTGATGGACTATTTATGGAAGAGTGAAGACTTTGTGGATGAGAATACCTTGACAGTGAATGTGTCTCGCTTGCGTAAGAAGATGGAAGAAATGGATATTCCCTATCATATTGAAACAATTCGTGGAATGGGGTATCGTCTAGTATGA
- a CDS encoding IS1634 family transposase, whose product MFITKSKSKNSTFYYLAYSKRTGKKVSTHIFEALGSADDIRKKVGDPNLDVDTWTKAYAKQKTLEMKEDKERITVSFAPANRINHKTIRHVHIGYFFIQKILKDCGLTKISDKIKKEGQFKFDLNQIMRYLVASRILAPGSKLSTFEFSKHFFEAPNFALHDVYRTLEKMYEYKDFIQESLYQTTHNNFKRNSSILYYDCTNYFFEIEEEKGIRQYGLSKEHRPNPIVQMGLFLDQYGLPLAFDIFQGNKNEQASLKPIEQKIIKDYGLDKVIICCDAGLNSCTNKKFNDITNRGFIMTYSLKKAKQAIKDWVFEDSGWKRDGDGKVFRLSEIKELENDYHIYYKERWIKENGVEERIIVSYSPEYAGYQEHLRSKQIIRAEAVISSNKKLRNHQKATDFKRLIAIDYTNEDGVSAKEQHLSLNSEKIAEESKWDGLYCISTNLEDNIKIILQVHRQRWKIEESFRILKSEFKARPVYLSRESRIYSHFLTCFMALLVERIIEKNLVQYTTKEIITTLRSMQLCEIGNKQYIPAYTRTVITDKLHDVFKFNTDYEIMSFKSLNEINKKTKS is encoded by the coding sequence ATGTTTATCACTAAATCGAAATCTAAAAACTCGACCTTTTATTATCTTGCCTATTCTAAAAGAACCGGTAAAAAAGTTTCTACCCATATCTTTGAAGCCCTTGGAAGTGCTGATGATATTCGTAAAAAGGTGGGTGACCCTAATCTTGATGTTGATACTTGGACTAAAGCATATGCTAAGCAAAAAACTTTAGAGATGAAAGAAGATAAGGAAAGAATTACTGTTTCTTTTGCGCCTGCTAATCGAATTAATCATAAAACAATTCGTCATGTGCATATTGGTTATTTCTTTATCCAAAAAATATTAAAGGACTGTGGTTTAACTAAGATTAGTGATAAAATCAAAAAAGAAGGACAATTCAAATTTGATTTAAACCAAATTATGCGTTATCTTGTTGCGAGTAGGATTTTAGCACCTGGTTCTAAACTATCCACTTTTGAGTTTTCAAAGCATTTCTTTGAAGCCCCAAATTTCGCTTTACACGATGTATATCGTACTTTAGAAAAAATGTATGAATACAAAGATTTTATTCAAGAAAGTTTATACCAAACAACCCACAATAACTTTAAACGCAATTCATCTATCTTATATTATGATTGTACTAACTACTTTTTTGAAATTGAAGAAGAAAAAGGAATTAGACAATATGGATTATCTAAAGAACATCGACCTAATCCGATTGTGCAAATGGGCTTATTTTTAGATCAGTATGGTTTACCCCTTGCTTTTGATATCTTTCAAGGCAATAAAAACGAACAAGCTTCTCTAAAACCTATCGAACAAAAAATTATTAAAGACTATGGATTAGATAAAGTGATTATCTGTTGTGATGCCGGTTTAAATAGTTGTACTAATAAGAAATTCAATGATATCACTAATCGTGGTTTTATTATGACTTATTCACTTAAAAAGGCAAAACAAGCAATTAAAGATTGGGTATTTGAAGATAGTGGTTGGAAAAGAGATGGTGATGGTAAAGTTTTTCGATTATCAGAAATAAAAGAATTAGAAAATGACTATCATATCTATTATAAAGAAAGATGGATTAAGGAAAATGGTGTTGAAGAAAGAATCATTGTAAGTTATTCGCCGGAATACGCCGGTTATCAAGAACATCTTAGATCCAAACAAATAATCAGAGCAGAAGCAGTCATTTCAAGTAATAAGAAATTAAGAAATCATCAAAAAGCAACAGATTTTAAACGATTAATAGCCATTGACTATACCAATGAAGATGGAGTATCCGCAAAAGAACAACATCTATCCTTAAATAGTGAAAAAATAGCTGAAGAAAGCAAATGGGATGGTTTATACTGTATTAGCACTAATTTAGAAGATAATATCAAGATTATCTTACAAGTACATCGTCAAAGATGGAAGATTGAAGAAAGTTTTAGAATATTAAAAAGTGAATTTAAAGCACGACCGGTATATCTTAGTAGAGAAAGTAGAATATACTCACACTTTTTAACTTGCTTTATGGCATTGTTAGTTGAAAGGATTATTGAAAAAAACTTAGTTCAATACACCACAAAAGAAATTATAACAACCTTAAGAAGTATGCAATTATGTGAGATAGGCAATAAACAATACATTCCTGCTTATACTAGAACAGTAATAACTGATAAATTACACGATGTTTTTAAGTTTAATACTGACTATGAGATTATGAGTTTTAAAAGCTTAAATGAAATTAATAAGAAGACCAAAAGTTAA
- a CDS encoding response regulator — MSIIYLIEDDYALSIQIQKNLEKWGYQTHRTQDFQHLDEEVKSYQPDLILLDIHLPYYDGFYWCEKIRKETNTPILFLSSANEEMNIIHALSLGGDAGI; from the coding sequence ATGAGTATTATTTACCTAATTGAAGATGACTATGCCTTATCCATTCAAATCCAAAAGAATTTAGAAAAATGGGGCTATCAAACTCATCGAACACAAGACTTTCAACATTTGGATGAAGAGGTGAAAAGCTACCAACCGGATTTAATTTTATTGGATATCCATTTACCTTATTACGATGGTTTTTATTGGTGTGAAAAAATCCGCAAAGAAACGAATACACCTATCCTTTTTCTTTCCAGTGCGAATGAAGAAATGAACATTATTCACGCTTTAAGTTTGGGTGGCGATGCGGGAATTTGA
- a CDS encoding SPFH domain-containing protein — MGFISVGVEAVRSTLKDVWKDYIYCDALDNNTLVTKGLNRNSSNGNILSDQSKVIVSDGQCLLVVENGKVIDLVGEPGEYIYDKNAEPSIFLGSFKDAVKSVFSEIGSRFSYGGQAGQDQRVYFINIKEITGLKYGTPNPIPFRVVEEKAGIDMDISLKAFGTYSIRIVNPVLFYTNVSGNVENDYNLDTLNEQLRAELLTALQPALAKLSDQGIRYSQIPGHTEELAQSLNEQLSSKWTDLRGIQIVSFGVNSIVADENDEATLKSLQKATAFRDPNLAAANIAAAQAQAMQDAAKNPNGAMMGYVGLNAAQQAGGIDVNELYKQGGQWLCPSCQTTNEGKFCSNCGTKKPE, encoded by the coding sequence ATGGGCTTTATATCAGTCGGTGTTGAAGCTGTACGCTCCACCTTAAAAGATGTTTGGAAGGATTACATTTATTGTGATGCTTTAGACAACAATACCTTAGTAACGAAAGGTCTTAATCGCAATTCCAGCAATGGTAATATCTTAAGCGATCAATCGAAAGTGATTGTTTCGGATGGTCAATGTTTACTTGTTGTTGAAAATGGGAAAGTGATTGACTTAGTGGGAGAACCTGGTGAATATATCTACGACAAAAACGCAGAGCCAAGTATTTTCTTAGGTAGTTTCAAAGACGCTGTCAAATCTGTTTTTAGTGAAATTGGTAGCCGTTTTAGTTATGGAGGACAAGCCGGTCAAGATCAACGTGTCTACTTCATCAACATCAAAGAAATTACCGGTTTGAAGTATGGCACACCAAATCCGATTCCTTTCCGTGTTGTAGAAGAAAAAGCCGGTATTGATATGGATATTTCCTTGAAGGCTTTCGGTACTTATAGTATCCGCATTGTTAATCCGGTTCTTTTCTACACCAATGTTAGCGGCAATGTGGAAAATGATTATAATTTAGACACATTAAATGAACAATTGCGTGCTGAATTATTGACCGCTCTACAACCGGCTTTAGCGAAGCTTTCCGATCAAGGCATTCGTTATAGTCAAATTCCTGGTCATACAGAGGAATTAGCCCAAAGTTTAAATGAACAATTAAGTTCTAAGTGGACGGACTTACGTGGTATTCAAATTGTGTCCTTTGGGGTCAATTCTATCGTTGCTGATGAAAATGATGAAGCAACGCTTAAATCTCTACAAAAAGCAACGGCTTTCCGTGATCCTAACTTAGCAGCGGCGAATATTGCGGCGGCTCAAGCTCAAGCCATGCAAGATGCGGCTAAAAATCCAAATGGTGCCATGATGGGCTATGTAGGTTTAAACGCCGCCCAGCAAGCCGGTGGAATTGATGTGAACGAGCTCTACAAACAAGGCGGTCAATGGCTTTGCCCAAGTTGCCAAACCACAAATGAAGGTAAGTTCTGCAGTAACTGCGGTACTAAAAAACCAGAATAA
- a CDS encoding TFIIB-type zinc ribbon-containing protein, whose product MSQSSTNIQCFNCGSPLRFDASQQKLVCDHCGSIYSPEEVDTRLEKRESKPELKGSFAQKSNHLDHWSEVEENQMASYSCQSCGAQIIADKTMAASSCPYCANPMVIESQINGGLKPDQIIPFKQVKQTAINTLKHFYKNKPLLPNNFKEENHIKEIKGIYVPFWLYDGRVEGYSQCKATVTTSDYIGDDIYQHTHHYLATRAGDVEFERVPADASTKMPDELMDAIEPFHYDDLTDFQMSYLAGYFADRYDVNSDEDSNRVDQRIQNTTIHLFNQEFSAYDTSYPIHEKYEIHPGSIHYVFLPVWLLTTRYKGKNYRFAMNGQTGKMVSDDLPVDKKKALRYFTLTALIIFAILYVSLFILWR is encoded by the coding sequence ATGAGTCAATCTTCAACAAATATCCAGTGTTTTAACTGTGGTTCCCCTTTGCGCTTTGACGCTAGTCAACAAAAGCTCGTTTGTGATCATTGTGGTTCCATTTATTCGCCGGAAGAAGTGGATACGCGTTTAGAAAAGAGGGAAAGTAAGCCTGAGCTAAAAGGTAGCTTTGCGCAAAAAAGTAATCATTTAGACCATTGGTCAGAAGTGGAAGAAAATCAAATGGCTTCTTACTCTTGTCAAAGCTGTGGGGCTCAAATCATAGCGGATAAAACCATGGCGGCATCTAGTTGCCCCTATTGTGCCAATCCAATGGTCATTGAATCACAAATCAATGGTGGCTTAAAACCGGATCAAATCATTCCCTTCAAGCAGGTTAAACAAACAGCCATTAATACTTTAAAACATTTTTATAAGAATAAACCACTTCTACCCAATAACTTCAAAGAAGAAAATCACATCAAAGAAATCAAGGGAATTTATGTGCCTTTTTGGCTTTATGATGGTCGAGTTGAGGGATATAGTCAATGCAAAGCAACTGTCACCACTTCTGATTATATAGGTGATGATATATACCAACACACCCATCACTATCTCGCAACCCGTGCCGGTGACGTTGAGTTTGAACGAGTTCCGGCCGATGCTTCTACGAAAATGCCCGATGAATTGATGGATGCGATTGAACCTTTTCATTATGATGATTTAACGGATTTCCAAATGAGCTATCTAGCCGGTTATTTTGCGGATCGTTATGATGTCAATTCTGATGAAGATTCTAATCGTGTCGATCAGCGTATTCAAAACACAACTATACATCTTTTTAATCAAGAGTTCAGTGCTTATGATACAAGCTATCCAATTCATGAAAAATATGAAATTCATCCAGGTAGTATTCATTATGTTTTCTTGCCCGTTTGGTTATTAACCACAAGATATAAAGGTAAAAACTATCGTTTTGCGATGAATGGACAAACCGGGAAAATGGTATCCGATGATTTACCGGTGGATAAAAAGAAAGCGCTTCGTTACTTTACTTTAACGGCACTTATTATTTTCGCTATTCTATATGTTTCGTTGTTTATACTATGGAGGTAA
- a CDS encoding TPM domain-containing protein — MRKKITFFFFALLLFLCLIPVQANENTPHVVDKYGLLSQEQIHQLEERAQKIEQEHKIAVYIRVYLDKGSYSTIESFSEAIYKNEKLGYGANHDGIMLVLTMWDRRFDVVTYGKKASSIYTAKKREKIASVVVKKYLRHNKYYEGFQRFMKETVDVIIIPFYIRSAIVIFVPLLLAGIYVFRLKKRHHSADIQLEASDYTKKGLQLSQQSDVFLYTTTVVIHKPKDDSDNDNFDGGGFSSSESGGFGHTSGSF, encoded by the coding sequence ATGCGTAAAAAAATAACTTTTTTCTTCTTTGCATTATTACTTTTCCTTTGCCTTATTCCTGTTCAAGCTAATGAAAATACTCCTCATGTAGTTGATAAATATGGTTTACTTTCGCAAGAACAAATCCATCAGTTAGAAGAACGCGCTCAAAAAATTGAACAGGAACATAAGATTGCTGTTTACATCCGTGTTTACCTGGATAAAGGCAGTTATTCAACGATTGAATCTTTTTCCGAAGCTATTTATAAAAATGAAAAACTTGGCTATGGTGCTAACCATGATGGTATTATGTTAGTACTAACGATGTGGGATCGACGCTTTGATGTTGTGACCTATGGTAAAAAAGCTTCATCCATTTATACAGCTAAAAAGCGTGAAAAGATTGCTTCAGTGGTGGTGAAGAAATACTTGCGTCATAACAAGTATTATGAAGGCTTTCAACGTTTTATGAAAGAAACGGTTGATGTCATTATCATTCCTTTCTACATTCGTAGTGCAATTGTGATTTTCGTGCCTTTATTACTAGCCGGTATCTATGTTTTTAGACTTAAAAAACGACACCATAGTGCAGATATTCAACTAGAGGCATCCGATTATACGAAAAAAGGTCTACAACTATCTCAACAAAGTGATGTCTTCTTATACACCACAACTGTTGTCATTCATAAGCCGAAGGATGATTCCGATAATGATAATTTCGATGGTGGTGGCTTTAGTAGTTCAGAAAGCGGTGGCTTTGGTCATACCTCCGGTAGCTTCTAA
- a CDS encoding O-methyltransferase encodes MDLKIKAKQNHIPIMQDSGLAFLLSFLNEHTEIQSILEIGTAIGYSAIQMAKVRFDMRIDSLEIDVERYQQALQNIQEEKLENRIHAYLEDAANFKSYQDYDFIFVDVAKAQYARYVEHFIGNSHIGSYFVFDNLAFHGLVKDDSKTNNRSTKQLVHKLKKFQERLKNDKRFQTDFYLEIGDGLAVAKRIR; translated from the coding sequence ATGGATTTAAAAATAAAAGCGAAACAGAATCACATCCCTATTATGCAAGATAGTGGTCTTGCGTTTTTATTATCTTTTTTAAATGAACATACAGAAATCCAATCCATCTTAGAAATAGGTACGGCGATTGGCTATTCTGCTATTCAAATGGCAAAGGTACGCTTTGATATGCGTATTGATAGCTTGGAAATTGATGTCGAGCGTTATCAACAAGCTTTACAAAATATTCAAGAAGAGAAATTAGAAAATCGCATTCATGCTTATTTAGAAGATGCGGCTAATTTTAAAAGTTACCAAGATTATGATTTTATCTTTGTGGATGTGGCGAAGGCTCAATACGCACGTTATGTAGAACATTTTATTGGGAATAGTCATATTGGTAGCTATTTTGTGTTTGATAATTTAGCTTTTCATGGTCTTGTGAAAGATGATTCTAAAACCAACAATCGTAGTACGAAACAGTTAGTTCATAAGCTTAAAAAGTTTCAAGAAAGACTAAAAAACGACAAGCGTTTCCAAACCGATTTTTATTTAGAAATCGGAGATGGATTAGCTGTCGCTAAAAGAATTCGTTAG
- a CDS encoding SH3 domain-containing protein, whose protein sequence is MDKNTLKVILQEAKSGNVDGLNKLVKSYQQEIYRNSKLYTGNKELAKFITKNTITKVFTNLDEALNHVDHFETWLSRETMDKALESLLPFNPFETGEVKEVGLVDDENAWAKVFAYSDGLSDGERTVLNLFAIKKMDEDAIASKICLSKEDVHSLLERAKNHLSAEGFSFEDYSRLLNVSEPTEISLSERMPTTSVMVEKVPAYVKEIEEEDEQEELKEQKKKSGWKTTMIYILVGVIILTVEWLALDYFFGNKNKNQVTTPTTQQTTTPNEQPTTPAQQIEQTKPETPSPSKEATLGKVNITKTGLHVRNQPTTKGKDLGTLKQGESYDVLEIKQADNYTWYRIGENRWIANPLGYVNFEKATN, encoded by the coding sequence ATGGATAAAAATACATTAAAGGTTATTCTTCAGGAAGCGAAGAGTGGAAATGTTGACGGTTTAAATAAATTAGTCAAAAGTTATCAACAAGAAATTTATCGTAATTCAAAGTTATACACAGGGAACAAAGAATTAGCGAAATTCATTACGAAGAACACGATTACGAAAGTATTCACTAATTTAGATGAAGCCTTAAATCATGTGGATCATTTTGAGACATGGTTATCCCGGGAAACGATGGATAAGGCTTTAGAAAGCTTATTGCCTTTTAATCCGTTTGAAACAGGAGAAGTAAAGGAAGTTGGCTTAGTGGATGATGAAAATGCTTGGGCAAAGGTATTTGCGTATAGCGATGGTTTAAGCGATGGGGAAAGAACAGTTTTAAATCTTTTTGCTATTAAAAAGATGGATGAAGATGCCATTGCTTCTAAGATTTGTTTATCGAAAGAAGATGTGCATTCTTTACTGGAAAGAGCCAAGAACCATTTATCGGCTGAAGGCTTTTCTTTTGAGGATTATTCTCGATTATTAAATGTTTCTGAGCCAACTGAAATATCCCTTTCCGAGCGAATGCCTACCACATCAGTTATGGTAGAAAAAGTGCCTGCTTATGTGAAAGAGATAGAAGAAGAGGATGAGCAGGAAGAACTAAAAGAACAAAAGAAAAAGAGCGGTTGGAAGACGACCATGATTTATATCCTGGTAGGTGTTATTATCTTGACTGTGGAATGGCTGGCCTTAGATTATTTCTTTGGCAATAAGAATAAAAACCAAGTAACAACGCCAACTACGCAACAAACGACAACTCCGAATGAACAACCGACAACGCCTGCTCAACAAATAGAACAGACAAAACCAGAAACACCAAGTCCATCTAAGGAAGCCACATTAGGTAAAGTAAATATCACTAAGACAGGTCTTCATGTTCGTAATCAACCAACGACCAAAGGTAAAGATTTAGGAACTTTGAAACAAGGTGAAAGTTATGATGTTTTAGAAATAAAACAAGCGGACAATTACACTTGGTATCGTATTGGAGAAAATAGATGGATTGCGAATCCATTGGGTTATGTGAATTTTGAAAAAGCCACAAACTAA